A genomic window from Populus nigra chromosome 7, ddPopNigr1.1, whole genome shotgun sequence includes:
- the LOC133698491 gene encoding protein REVEILLE 6-like, producing the protein MVSKNPNPADGSYLDPTGMAALPGLSPFPTTTTPPTTTTTSSSTSEDQNKKIRKPYTITKSRESWSEPEHDKFLEALQLFDRDWKKIGAFIGSKTIIQIRSHAQKYFLKVQKSGTNEHLPPPRPKRKAAHPYPQKASKNAIVLSQPSEAFQSSSAPLEPGYVLRPDSSSIPMNPIASAAVASSWTNNVPTVSLSNQTKGPVAANNCCSSTESTPRTKPIGKTAEQGNHGHSMRVLPDFSQVYGFIGSVFDPNVTDQLQNLKKMDPIDVETVLLLMRNLSLNLTSPSFEEHRTLLSSHEIDSETIGANSNADQSMNVA; encoded by the exons ATGGTATCAAAAAACCCGAACCCGGCTGACGGATCTTATCTGGATCCAACTGGAATGGCAGCATTACCTGGACTCTCACCTTTCCCTACAACAACAACGCCGCCAACAACCACAACGACGTCTTCTTCAACATCGGAGGATCAGAATAAGAAGATCCGGAAACCCTACACGATTACCAAATCCAGAGAGAGTTGGAGCGAACCGGAACATGACAAATTTCTCGAAGCTCTTCAGCT GTTTGATAGAGATTGGAAAAAGATTGGAGCTTTTATTGGCTCAAAGACTATTATTCAG ATACGAAGTCATGCACAGAAGTACTTTTTAAAGGTTCAAAAGAGTGGAACAAATGAACATTTGCCTCCACCACGGCCTAAAAGGAAGGCTGCTCATCCATATCCTCAAAAAGCATCAAAAAATG CCATAGTGCTTTCACAACCATCAGAGGCTTTTCAATCATCGTCTGCTCCCCTTGAACCTGGATATGTCTTAAGGCCTGATTCGTCTTCAATACCTATGAACCCCATTGCTAGTGCTGCTGTTGCTTCTTCTTGGACAAACAATGTGCCAACTGTTAGTTTATCAAACCAAACAAAAG GACCAGTAGCGGCTAATAATTGTTGCAGCAGCACTGAGAGTACTCCAAGAACAAAACCAATTGGGAAAACAGCTGAGCAAGGGAATCATGGTCATTCAATGAGAG TTTTGCCAGACTTTTCTCAGGTATATGGCTTCATCGGCAGTGTTTTCGATCCGAATGTTACTGATCAATTGCAGAATCTTAAGAAAATGGACCCTATAGATGTTGAAACG GTGCTATTGCTGATGAGAAACCTCTCACTCAATCTTACCAGCCCAAGTTTTGAGGAACAT AGAACCTTGCTCTCTTCCCACGAGATCGACTCAGAAACCATTGGTGCGAACAGTAATGCTGACCAATCAATGAATGTTGCTTAA